The Linepithema humile isolate Giens D197 chromosome 2, Lhum_UNIL_v1.0, whole genome shotgun sequence genome has a segment encoding these proteins:
- the LOC105674846 gene encoding protein FAM8A1 isoform X2 produces the protein MADDNNDSISEEISENKLNPAEERSQYFKKLEEWLREAYAWQSVAAMFPYYVMSGHIANSTTPASTSFQPSETPTVLNRQGVVIENVDRQNDSGRQRRLQEQPTGPYQPPGTDGYEYRIPSIWKRFVAEVIDSTMLFLLKFSITFIAIDVFDFIDLEDLDLLQTNLRIDYKMALEMTYGILILEIIHRVIVCIFEAFWLQHGVYGYIGGATPGKYIMGLRVVQCQSITPVQRPNEPNLVLVSPGTDLGLPLALGRSVAKNFVLAFLFPVCFSLFFFRFNRTGYDLICNSIVIEDPYRNTNNNRIHQQ, from the exons ATGGCAGACGACAACAACGATAGTATATCGGAGGAGATTtcggaaaataaattaaatccgGCGGAAGAAAgatcacaatattttaaaaagctaGAGGAATGGCTTCGCGAGGCGTATGCTTGGCAAAGTGTTGCGGCGATGTTTCCTTATTATGTGATGTCGGGTCACATTGCAAATTCAACGACACCCG CTTCAACATCTTTCCAACCAAGTGAAACACCAACTGTGCTGAATAGACAAGGAGTAGTAATTGAAAATGTAGACAGACAAAACGATTCGGGAAGGCAAAGGAGGCTCCAGGAACAACCCACAGGACCCTATCAACCTCCAGGAACTGACG GTTACGAATATCGTATTCCTTCGATTTGGAAAAGATTTGTCGCAGAAGTAATAGATTCGACGATGCTGTTTCTCTTGAAGTTCTCCATTACCTTTATCGCGATCGATGTTTTCGACTTTAT AGACCTCGAAGATTTAGATCTATTGCAAACAAATTTGCGTATTGATTATAAGATGGCTCTAGAGATGACTTATGGAATTTTAATCTTGGAAATAATTCATCGTGTAATAGTTTGCATTTTCGAG GCCTTTTGGCTTCAACACGGTGTTTATGGATACATCGGAGGCGCCACTCCTGGCAAGTACATAATGGGCTTGCGAGTGGTTCAGTGTCAAAGTATAACTCCTGTGCAACGTCCGAACGAACCAAATTTAGTCTTAGTAAGCCCTGGGACTGATCTGGGTTTGCCATTGGCGTTAGGCCGATCAGTGGCGAAGAACTTCGTGCTTGCGTTTCTATTCCCAGTTTGTTTCTCACTGTTCTTCTTCAGATTCAACAGA
- the LOC105674846 gene encoding protein FAM8A1 isoform X1, with translation MKEVRQELKMADDNNDSISEEISENKLNPAEERSQYFKKLEEWLREAYAWQSVAAMFPYYVMSGHIANSTTPASTSFQPSETPTVLNRQGVVIENVDRQNDSGRQRRLQEQPTGPYQPPGTDGYEYRIPSIWKRFVAEVIDSTMLFLLKFSITFIAIDVFDFIDLEDLDLLQTNLRIDYKMALEMTYGILILEIIHRVIVCIFEAFWLQHGVYGYIGGATPGKYIMGLRVVQCQSITPVQRPNEPNLVLVSPGTDLGLPLALGRSVAKNFVLAFLFPVCFSLFFFRFNRTGYDLICNSIVIEDPYRNTNNNRIHQQ, from the exons ATGAAAGAG GTACGACAAGAACTCAAAATGGCAGACGACAACAACGATAGTATATCGGAGGAGATTtcggaaaataaattaaatccgGCGGAAGAAAgatcacaatattttaaaaagctaGAGGAATGGCTTCGCGAGGCGTATGCTTGGCAAAGTGTTGCGGCGATGTTTCCTTATTATGTGATGTCGGGTCACATTGCAAATTCAACGACACCCG CTTCAACATCTTTCCAACCAAGTGAAACACCAACTGTGCTGAATAGACAAGGAGTAGTAATTGAAAATGTAGACAGACAAAACGATTCGGGAAGGCAAAGGAGGCTCCAGGAACAACCCACAGGACCCTATCAACCTCCAGGAACTGACG GTTACGAATATCGTATTCCTTCGATTTGGAAAAGATTTGTCGCAGAAGTAATAGATTCGACGATGCTGTTTCTCTTGAAGTTCTCCATTACCTTTATCGCGATCGATGTTTTCGACTTTAT AGACCTCGAAGATTTAGATCTATTGCAAACAAATTTGCGTATTGATTATAAGATGGCTCTAGAGATGACTTATGGAATTTTAATCTTGGAAATAATTCATCGTGTAATAGTTTGCATTTTCGAG GCCTTTTGGCTTCAACACGGTGTTTATGGATACATCGGAGGCGCCACTCCTGGCAAGTACATAATGGGCTTGCGAGTGGTTCAGTGTCAAAGTATAACTCCTGTGCAACGTCCGAACGAACCAAATTTAGTCTTAGTAAGCCCTGGGACTGATCTGGGTTTGCCATTGGCGTTAGGCCGATCAGTGGCGAAGAACTTCGTGCTTGCGTTTCTATTCCCAGTTTGTTTCTCACTGTTCTTCTTCAGATTCAACAGA